AGCTCTGCAAACACCCCGCAAAGATCAGCTCTTTGGGGACTCAATTCTGAGCAGGATCCAGCATCCAGTGCGCTCAGAgggtgctcagccccctgcagaaTCGGGCCCAGCAGCATCAGCCAGAGCCCAGGTCACTcagcaccccctctccccacaggatTGGGCTCAGTGACCCGGCTGGAGCAGGCTCTCCTTCAGAGGCTGCCAGGTGCTAGGACCAGAGCAGCGGCGGATGGACAGGGCGTTGGGTGAAGGTGTGTGTCAGACGTGCCCCCGAGCGTCCCCCACACtccgggattcccccccccccccccgccacggcATCAGGGGAGTCGCTCTGTTCTCATGGCCTCAGGTTCCGGAGCTGGCAGGAGCGAGtccaccctgccagcagcagcccctgcccccagctggcaCCAGGCTCGTGTGGCTCTCAGAGCTCGGGCTGTGAGCCCGGCAGCCACGGGGAGCAAGGAGCGGTTCCGCTCTGTGCGCAGGGAGCGTGCGGAGAGTGCGCTGGCTGCAGTGGCAGGTCCCCGGGCAGCGAGCGTGCGTGGTGTGGCCAGGCGGCTGAGAGGCAGGTGCCCTGGGGGGATGAGTATGCAGGTAGAGCCCCGTGCATTGGGCACCCTTCCCTCGCGGTGCTGCTGCGGGCAAAGGCCCACCAACTGGGCCAGCCCCTGTGGACGTGGGCCCCTGAGGGGCGGTACGGGTGCATGGGGGAGCAGCACCCCTGGGCCCCTGCACACTGTGCTCTCCtcagcatcccagccagggggcGGCCCGGGACTCCTACACATGCAGCTGAGAAGCAAACGTTGGTCCCTGTTTGCAGCTGCTGCCTACAAACATCATAATCCTAATCACCAGCTCGGCGGGGAagggcccctccccagcctccgCCTGGGGCTTATCCTCACGCCATGAGCCCCTCAGGCTGCTGGCTGGACTGAGGCCTGTCCTATGAGCTGGCTGAGTTTACTGCAGGAGTTGGCTCCGGCTGCCCAATCCCCCGGAGTGTCTGTGATACCTGGGGAACTCCCAGCTGGGTCTGGCAACTGCTGTCCCACGCTGGCCAGGATCGCCTCTCGGCGAAGCACTAATGGGGACCCTTGCCTGGGTTCCTGTGGCCCATGTGCAGTCCCAGACCAGGGAAGCGAAATCCAGGTGAGTGCTTAGCACAGGGGGAATCCAGCCACCTGGGGCAGGTGGGTATTATCACAGGGGGCCTTGTTGAGCTCAGTGGCCAGGAGAGGAAATATCTTCAAAACAGGGTGTGATTCTGGGCGCCCACCTTGAGCCCTGATTTTCCCGGTTACTCCGCGTCTCAGATGGTGGGGTGGGTGCTTGGCACCTGTGGAAATCACATCAAGGTGCCGAATAACAGTCACCCCGAATGACCCACCCCTCTTCAAACTTTGGGCTTTAATCCATAAGGGGGCAGGATGAACTTAGGGGCAGCACGCAGAAATAGACTGACCCCCCTGCCTGCAAACTGAAGGCTGATTCGAAAGGCACTTCTGCCTGGGATTAGGGCCGTCCAGTGCAGCCGTCCTGGCGTATTAGTACGGATTACTCACTAGAGTAACAGTTTGTGGGACCAGACCCTCAGTTTGCTGGGCCAACTTCAACCCTAGGGTAACTCAGCTGACATCAGTAGAGTTCGCTGGgcatgaatttggcccatcagATAGGTTTtaggggcctgatcttgcaaacccAAAATAGACCTTGCTCAGGTTACCCGTCCCAGGGACAGCTCTGGCAAGGGAGGGTTTCCAAGATCTGGCCCAAATTCTCTTTATGTTTGAATATTTAAACACCGTCCTGGTTGAGTTTTGCCTGGTCTTTAACTTCAGGACGAGGTGTGCTACATGATCTCCCATAGCCCATCAcagtctttttaaaaacatttttcaaattgcTCTCGTCATTTAACTAAATATTTCCGCCGAGGAGAAGGGAACTGCTCGGTTGAAGAGGACAGAACTATTAATGACAATCCATCGTTGGATCTGCATAAATTCAATTCCAATCCAGCTGGAGCCACAGCCGGTGCGCCGTGGTTCCCAGATAAGGGATGGGGTGAGGAACGTGTGTATCTATGAACAGTTTATAAAAGTTAAATCGGACTGGATTCCTTTCTCGTTTACATCCGTGTAAATCAGGCagcatcccactgaagtcagtggagttaccccacCGTTAGTGAGAACAGAATTAATCCAATGTGTTTAAACATCTGTCTTTGGAAACCAAATACTGATGTCTTAAAAGCCAGACACAGAACTGTTTGTAGCCTTGTCAGTTACACAAACAAGCTGTTCCTTTCTGGTGCTCTTTGTTACTAAATACCTGTGATTCCAACACCGTtgttaagtgattttttttcctcgtGGTTTAAACAAGAAGGTAGAGCCAGCTAAACTGAGCAAGGCAGCAGATAACATGCCTTCAATACACACGCTACAATAATTGCTAGCAAGGATAAATAGGAAATGTGCATTAAAAAGAGCCCAATATCTATTTTTACTCTTCCCTATAAagtattttttaaactgaaacttAAGGGCTGAATTCTGTCCCAGTTTTCTCCCAATGAAACCCCATTTGCTGTCCGTGAGGTGGCAAGGGATGTAAATGGGGGTAGAatttccatttgaaaatgttaactCATCCAGGACCGAAGCCTACAACAGGGGCCTGCATGTCCCCTCGGCGTTGCGCATTGACGAACTACCCTGGACGTCAGGGAGCTCTGTGGTATAGAACTGGGCTACGTGAAGGCCTGGAGTTGTGCCTGATGGGGAATGCAGAACTGACCCCTCCCTCTAGTACCCCTCCATCGCTTTCCATGGTGCACTTGAGGAAGTGACTAGCAGCCAGATGAGGAAATGGGGCAACAGCCCAGATCCCAGAGGAGAGGAGCATTGTGTTTGTATTGTACAAATTTGGCACTTAACTGCTTCAGTGAAGTGTGCACAGGAAAAATGTGTAGACAGCCAGACAGGTTATTAGTATTgcggagagacaaggtgggggagggaatatcttttattggaccaacttctgttagtggaaGGGAGAAGCTTtccagctccacagagctctcccTACTAGACAGAATGGGAAACGACTGCACTTAGAGCTTGTGTGTTCGTGGGGATGTTGAGTTGTGGTGCCTGAGAACAGCTCAAGGAGTCTAAGGGCTTTGTCTGCCTAGTCCTTGGAAAGGAGACAGAAAAGCAGTGCCTGCATCTTTGTTAGGAAGCCCTGCAGAGATTGACCCTGTGCaccggttcccccccccccccccccttccccggcaGCAGCTCCAAGGAGCTCTCTCTgaggggggagcagaggctgaTGGGGGCATGTGTATGGAAAGGGGGGCTACAGGTATGATCTGTCTGGTCTCGCAGTCATTCTGGCTTTCATTTCCCCAACACCTGGATGCAGTCAAGCACCTGGCCAATCCAGACAAAATCCGACGTGTCTTTGTGGTGGGATTTGGAAGGAATTCCCTGCAGATCCTGGCACGGTTTAAAGCTGTCCGCTTTGAGTTAGGACTTGTTAAGGAGGGTTATGTGAGCTGAAATCCGAGCCTGCCATTTGCCTCTATCTGGGGCTCACATCTTGCCGGGAAATGGGGCATGACCAAGTCAAAGGGGTCGCTTGCTGCTGGTATTTCtcagctgcccagccccagcgCTACTCCCCTACCCACATGTTTTCTGTGTTAGGGCTCAGGCAGAGCGGAGCCTTATCAAAGCCACGTGCACGGTGTTAATCAGGGAGCTCAGCCGGACTCGGTTCTGGCGAGTTAcccctggggaaagggctgcaCCGTTAAGCTCTCCCTCGAGGAAAGCGTGGGTCTCGTTTAATTTAGTAGGTGCAGCTATGGCTTTCCAAGCTCCCGCTGAGTAATATCAGTGACCAGACCCCCTCCGCCAGCTTTTGGGGTGCGGGAAGAGAGCGGGGGGTTTGTAAACTTTTCTTACTGTTATGGAGCGGATTCTGTAGCTTGGTTTATTTCAGTGGAGAGCTACATCTGACTCACACCAGGTTAGGACCCCAAAGAAGCAGGCCTAACGCACGCCTGGCAGCCGTGCTTGCAATTTCAACTTGGAATTTAGGCTCCATGGGCAGGATCAATCCATCTCCCCTCGGCTCTGTAATTTGGTAACAGAACAACACTGAGCAGCCGAACAACCCAGCGCTTCCCGGGGCGCTGCAAGGGGCATCTGATCAGATTCATGAAAAGGAACTAAACTGCTGCTAATGAAGTGAGAGCTTTGTGCACGGGCTGCATCGTCCTTCTGTCTGACTGGGCGGAGATAACAGCTACACAGCGCCTGCCTCAGCGTTGTGGGCAGGGAAACCCCTGGGCTCACGCACCAAGCAGGGGCTCCCAGACACGAGTCAGACAGTTTATTATTGTCAAATAACTTCTCCAAGGAAGTGAGGCATTTATTGTATTGTAAGAGCATTCAGACAGGATCTTTGGTGTCACattaaaaaagggggaggggggcgcaaggGAGCTCTCATGGAAAACACGAGTGGCCCACCCAGCAGAGGGGCTATGGTACAGAGGCACAATCCAATATGAACAGGTAATGATACAGCCAGGGTACGGGGGCCCCGCGCGCAGCCCGCCGCACGTGGGCCTGTCAGTCTGTCCTCTGGCCGGGACAGTCCAGAGTCCCGCTCACCAGGGCCGCCACACAGAGTCCGCTGTGAGCGAAGGCCCGCCGGCGGGGCCCCCAGAGCCCGGCCCGCCGTTGGGATACAATGGCACCACGGCCCCGCCAGGCGCGAAGGTGTTGGGGATGAGAAAGGCGAACTGGCCGTCCGAGCCAGGCACCAGCTGGAAGCCACCGTACACCTTGGTGGCCTCCCCTGCCGGGCTCCCCAACTTGCAAGGCATCCCGCTGAGCGACACCACTCCGCCGCCTGGGGGTGCTGCCCCTGCGGGGATCTGCACCAGCGGCTGCCCGAAGGAGGCGTGTGGAGCCCCGGGTGGGGGCAGTGGCGGTGGCTGCGCCGGGTAGTTCATGGCGTTGATCTGGGTCATGCAGCTGGCCAGGTGACCTAGGAGACGGGTGCGCACCTCGGTGTTCACCCCCTCGCAGGTGGAGAGGAAGCGGGTCACCTCGTTCATGCACTCGCTGAAGCCGGCCCGGTACTTGCCCAGCACCGTGGGGTCCGTGCTGAGAGCAGctgcggggcaggagggagagacaTAGGTCAGTGCCTGTGGGGCAAGCGGAGCAAGGCATGCCCTCTCCTCGGGCACAGGTaggccccctccctgctgccccctccaacAGCAGCCCGGCTCCCTCCCCAATATCTCACCCTATAACGTGCACACATGGGGTCCTGTATCCCACTGCTGCCTCCTTCAGCCTGGTTTGCaggactccctcccaccccaaccgCTGCCGCCCATCGCCTGACCTTACACCTGCTTCAGACCTGGGGTTTCCTTGTAAGGTCCttgctcagccccccaccccggtgCGGTACCGGGACTCGGGCAAGCCGCTGCCTCGGCACCGATAAACGGATTTCCCCTCGCACCCCCcactttcctccccttccccttccccccgcagccCCCGGCCCTTCTCCCGCCTTTCGCGGCCGTGCAGGCAGCGCCGAGCGTGGGAACGGCccgcagccagggcaggggggaggctgGAGCGGCGGGCGGGGGCCGGCAGCGCACCGCGGCACTCACCCGTCATCTGGGCGCGCTGCAGGCTCCGGAGATGCTTCACGGTCATCTCCAGGATATCGGCCTTCTCCAGCTTGGAGTGCCGCGAGCTCTGCGGGGAGAGAGACATGAGAGCTCCCGGCGAGCCTGGCGGGGGCCCCCCGCACCCGCCCCGCGCCGCGCGGCACAGCCCCACTCACGTCTTTCTTGAGCGCGTCCAGGATGAGGGTTTTCAGCTGGCTCAAGCTCTCGTTGATCCTCGCCCGCCGCCGCTTCTCCATGATGGGCTTGGAGGACTGCACGGAAAGCGGGGGAGGGAGCAGTGAGTGCCACGGctgagcccccccagccccgcagcgacccccggccccggccccggcgcggCCGCCTTTACCTTGCGGTGCTCGGACGCGGTCTTGGGCTTGTCCGGCGTCGCGCTGACGCTGGCCGGGGTCGCCGCGACCGGGGAGGAGTTTTTCTCCATCATGTCAGCGGGCATCTTCCCGCAGCGCCGTGCACCGCCCCGGGCTGGACGCGACCCTGCCGCAGGCGCTCGGGCTGCAGCCCCGGGTCAGGCGAGGCGGCTGCCGGCGGAGCGAGTCCCCTGGTGTCCCTGGCCGCCGCTATTTATAGCCCGGGCTGCACGCGAACGGCTCGTGTGAAACTTCCCAAACTTTCTTTCCCACAGTAActttcagccaatgggagccgggGACACGCGGCCCCGCTCATGGACGGCGCCCACCCATTGGTTGCCAGGCGCAGCGACCGGCGGCCAATGGCGCACGCCTGGGCCTGGGGCACCGGAGGCTACAGTGTCAATCAAAGGCGTTTAACCCTTTCTGTGCCCGGCTTCTGCTATTGTATGTCCTTGCGGGTCTGTGTCTCTTCCGCCGGGGTGGCGGAGAGTTTGGGGCCCTTCCTGTCCTGTGTCCGAGAAGGAGTTGCACGAACGCCCGGTTAATAAGCAGGTTAATTAGCAACCTGCAAAATGACCCCCTCGGGCAAGTCACGGATTTTCTTGGCCGAGCCAGTTCCAGTATTAGGTTTCGTTCGTTGTCGCGGCAGGAGGGTGCGTGGCTGTTGTGTCTGTTCAGAGCTGTCCTGCAAAGCTACTGATGGGCCTTTCCTCCCAGCGCTGCAGGGGTCTTCTACGAAGACAAACCAAGACCCCTCATTTAGTGCCATTAAAAGATACTAGGCTTGAGACCCCCTTCTTTTCTGGAGAGGGATAGAGAGAGGAAAACAGcaaattctgtattttaaaaaacgtCCCTTTTAGTTGGCCCTATATGGCTCGCTTTTAAAGTAAATGCTAAGTAGTTTGTCATTgtttatgtatttaattttaaaaccgTTGGAAACAACAAAACACTGAAAGTAAATTTAACAGCTCGGCACCACCCTGATTTCTTTGGGAACTTGTGAGAGAAGTTCTAGACTGTGAAGCGGATCACCCGGTTTTCTAGGTTCCAGCGCCAGAAGGAACTGCTGTGCtcccagtctgacctcctacagcACTGCCCCAAATCATTCCCACAGCAGATCTGGTAGAAAAAtcccaaccttgatttaaaagctgtctgtgatagagaatccacctcAGCCCTTAgtacattgttccaatggttaatactttcactgttaaaaatgtacaccttatattcaatctgaatgtgtctagcttcagccATTGGACTGTGTTAGATTTATCTGACCTAGACTGAAAATCGCATcattaact
This region of Chrysemys picta bellii isolate R12L10 chromosome 9, ASM1138683v2, whole genome shotgun sequence genomic DNA includes:
- the HES1 gene encoding transcription factor HES-1 isoform X2, whose amino-acid sequence is MPADMMEKNSSPVAATPASVSATPDKPKTASEHRKSSKPIMEKRRRARINESLSQLKTLILDALKKDSSRHSKLEKADILEMTVKHLRSLQRAQMTAALSTDPTVLGKYRAGFSECMNEVTRFLSTCEGVNTEVRTRLLGHLASCMTQINAMNYPAQPPPLPPPGAPHASFGQPLVQIPAGAAPPGGGVVSLSGMPCKLGSPAGEATKVYGGFQLVPGSDGQFAFLIPNTFAPGGAVVPLYPNGGPGSGGPAGGPSLTADSVWRPW
- the HES1 gene encoding transcription factor HES-1 isoform X1 gives rise to the protein MPADMMEKNSSPVAATPASVSATPDKPKTASEHRKSSKPIMEKRRRARINESLSQLKTLILDALKKDVSGAVPRGAGRVRGAPARLAGSSHVSLPAELAALQAGEGRYPGDDREASPEPAARPDDGCSQHGPHGAGQVPGRLQRVHERGDPLPLHLRGGEHRGAHPSPRSPGQLHDPDQRHELPGAATATAPTRGSTRLLRAAAGADPRRGSTPRRRSGVAQRDALQVGEPGRGGHQGVRWLPAGAWLGRPVRLSHPQHLRAWRGRGAIVSQRRAGLWGPRRRAFAHSGLCVAALVSGTLDCPGQRTD